The Methanohalophilus portucalensis DNA window GGCAAACACGCCGGCAAAAGCTCAGTAACCCTGGCATTGAAGGAACTAGGACTGGAAGTAGACGATTCCCAGCTCAATGAGATTCTCACCAGGGTCAAGGAAATAGGTGACCATGGAAAACATGTCACAGATTCCGATTTACAAACAATTGCTGACACCGTACTGAACATTTACAGGGAATCCCGGGTCAAACTCAAAGATTTCACCATAGTATCCGGTAACCAGGTTATGCCAACCGCATCAGTAAGGATAACCGTGGATGGTGAGGAAGTTGTGGAAGCCGATATCGGGGATGGTCCCGTAGATGCAGTTGTAAAAGGAATCCGCAAGGCTGTATCAGGTATAGGGGATGTACAGCTGGAAGAATACCACGTCGACGCGATAACCGGCGGTACTGATGCGCTGGTGGAAGTACGTGTTAAACTTTCAAAGGATGGAAAAATGGTTAGCTCCCGGGGTGCCCGTACAGATATAATCACAGCATCCGTTGAAGCTGTGATAAATGCGATAAACCAGCTAATGAATTGAAGTTAGAAGCAAGAGAAGAAAACGAAGGGATATAATGAGTGAAAATAACAACAAGATGACAGGTGCACGCGCAATCATCGAGTGCCTCTATGAAGAAAATGTGGAGGTTATCTTCGGCTATCCCGGTGGTGTCCTTCTTCACATATATGATGAGATATACAAATCCGATCTCAGACACATTCTTGTCAGGCATGAACAGGCAGCAGCCCATGCCGCAGAAGGATACGCAAGGGCAACCGGCAAGGTTGGTGTATGTCTTGCAACCTCCGGACCCGGAGCCACCAACCTTGTAACCGGTATTGCAAATGCCTACATGGATTCTATACCAATGGTCGCACTTACAGGACAGGTTCCCAGTTCAATGATAGGTAACGATGCGTTCCAGGAAGCCAATATAACCGGCATCACAATGCCAATCACCAAGCACAATTATCTTGTGCAGGATGCAAAGGATCTGCCCCGTATAATCAAGGAGGCTTTCCACATTGCATCCACAGGAAGGCCCGGACCCGTCTTGATCGATCTACCCAAGGACATCACAACCGAGGAAATCGAATTTTCCTATCCGGATAAAGTGGATCTTAAAGGCTATAAACCAACCTACAAGGGAAATCTCCAGCAGGTAAAGCGGGCTGCATCTGCAATTGAAAAAGCCCATCAGCCTTTGATATATGCAGGCGGTGGAATACTGGGGTCCAATGCCAGTGAAGAACTACTGCAATTCGCCGAACATATACAGACTCCCGTTACCACTACCCTTACTGGAATAGGAGGGTTCCCGACCCAACATCCCCTATACGTAGGAATGCCCGGCATGCACGGAACTAAATATGCCAACTACGCCATACAGGAATGTGACCTTCTCATAGCAGTCGGTGCCAGATTTGACGACCGTGTTACGGGGAAACTTGCGTCCTTTGCACCCAACGCAAAGATCCTGCATATTGACATCGATCCTGCTGAGATTTCCAAGAACATAAAGGTGGATATACCGATTGTTGGGGATGCAAAGAACATCCTTGCTTCTCTTTATAAATATGTAAAGCCTGTTGAGAAAGAAAACAGGAAAGAGTGGCTTGACAGAATTGAGGGCTGGAAAAAATCCTATCCCCTGCACTATGTTGGTGAACAGGACGGGCTCAAACCCCAGTACATTATTGAACAGATCTATGAAGCATGCAAAGATGCTATCATAGTTACTGAAGTCGGCCAGCACCAGATGTGGGCAGCCCAGTATTACAAATTTAGCCAACCTCGCAGTTTCATCACATCCGGGGGACTTGGGACAATGGGATACGGCTATCCTGCGTCAATCGGTGCCAAGGTCGGAAAGCCGGACAGGGTTGTTTTCAATATTGCAGGTGATGGTTCGTTCCAGATGAATTCACAGGAAATCGCAACTGCTGTCCAGAATGACATTCCGGTGATCGTAGCAATAATGAATAACGGTTATCTGGGAATGGTCAGGCAGTGGCAGGAATTATTCTTTGAAAAGCGTTATTCACATACCTGCATCCGGGACAGTGTTGATTTCGTGAAACTGGCCGAAGCTTATGGTGCGGTTGGTATCAGGGTCGAGAAAACTTCAGAGGTCAAACCGGCTCTTGAAAAAGCGATGGGTTCCGGTAAACCGGTAATTATAGACTTTATTGTAGAATGTGAAGAGAACGTATCGCCAATGGTGCCTGCAGGTGCACCCATCAATGAAATACTTGACCTGGAGAGGAAAGAATGAGACACACACTTGCAGTTCTGGTAGAGAACAAGTTCGGAGTGCTGTCAAGGGTGGCAGGGCTCTTTGCAAGACGCGGTTATAATATCGATAGTCTTGCAGTAGGAGTTACCGAAGATCCTAATGTCTCCAGAATGACCCTGGTGGTCCGCGGAGATGATCATGTCGTAGAACAGGTTAGCAAACAACTGAATAAGCTGATCGATGTGATTCGTGTTACAGATCTTGGTGCTGACGAATCCGTGGAAAGGGAACTGGCTCTTATCAAGGTTAAGTCCGATAAGGATACAAGAGCCGAAATTATCCAGATAGTTGATATCTTCCGGGCACGTATTGTTGACGTAGCGTCAAAATCCATTACCATTGAAGTTACCGGTGATGAAGAAAAAATTGCCGCTATTGAGAAACTTCTCAAACCCTTCGGAATCAAGGAACTTGTCCGTACAGGAAGAATTGCCCTAACAAGGGGCTCAAAAAGTTCATAATTATAATATTTAACAGGAGATTGAAATAAATGGTAGACCTATATTACGATGAAGATGCTGATTTTTCAGTGATGGATAACAAGAAGATTGCAGTTATCGGTTATGGCAGCCAGGGACACGCTCAGGCACAGAACCTTCATGACTCCGGTCTTGATGTAGTGATCGGCCTGAGGGTTGGTAGCAAACGCTGGAATCAGGCAGAAGAAGATGGCCTGAAGGTCATGTCTGTTGAAGATGCTGCAAGGGAAGCCGACATCATCCAGATTCTCATGCCCGATGAAGTACAGGCTGATGTATACAGGGATAAAATCGAGCCGGGACTTGAAGGAGGTAATGCACTTGTCTTTTCCCATGGATTCAACATCCACTACAACCAGATCGTGCCCCCTGCAGATGTTGATGTCTACATGGTTGCTCCAAAGAGTCCGGGACATTTAGTCAGGAGGACCTACATGGACAATGCCGGTGTGCCCGGTCTGATAGCTATCTACCAGGATGCTACAGGCAATGCAAAGAAACTGGCCCTTGCCCATGCCCGGGGTGTGGGATGTACCCGTGCGGGTGTCATTGAAACAACTTTCCGCGAGGAAACCGAGACCGATCTTTTCGGTGAACAGGTAGACCTCTGTGGGGGTGTGGCTTCCCTGATCAAGAATTCCTTTGAGGTTCTTGTCGAGGCAGGTTACAAACCGGAAATGGCCTATTTTGAGACACTGCACGAAGTCAAACTTATCGTAGACCTCATCCACGAGGGCGGACTGGAAAAAATGTGGTACTCTGTCTCCAACACAGCAGAATACGGTGGAATGACAGTGGGACCCAAAGTCATCAACGATGAATCCAGACTGGCAATGTATGAAGCCCTGGAGCGCATCCAGAATGGTGAATTTGCAAAAGATTTCGTACTGGAAAATAAGGCCAACAATCCTGTCCTCAAAGCAATGGAACGGCAGGACAGGGAACACCCGGTTGAAGAGGTAGGCAGGAAACTGCGTGCCATGATGCCCTGGCTCAACAGTGAACTCAACGAAAAATAATCTATTTTCTCTCTTTTTCTTTTCCTTTTTTGGAGGAAAACATGAACACGTTAGATAATATCTACAACCGCAGAAGTGTACGCCGTTTTACGGAAAAGGATGTGGATGATGAGGCCATCACAACTTTGTTAGAATGTGCTCGCTGGGCTCCTTCAGGACTCAATAACCAGCCCTGGAAATTTGTGGTGATTCGCAGTGAAGATACTATCGAGCAACTAGCCGGTTGTACCCATTACAGTGATACTGTGAAAGGGGCAAAAGTGCTTGTTACTTTCTATTTTGATAAGGAAAGCGGATACAATCGTACAAAGGACATCCAGTCCATAGGTGCTTCGATAGAGAACATGCTCCTTGCATGCAATGAACTTGGCCTGGGTGCTGTCTGGCTGGGAGAAATACTCAATCAGGAAGAGAAAGTGAACTCAATTCTCAAAGCACCGGCAGATATGGAACTTATGGCTGTCATTGCAATAGGCCATCCGACAGATGAAGAAAGGTCATCCACAAGGAAATCCCTGGCAGAAATTACATACAGGGATAATTTTGAGAATGAATGGTGATTCTCAGGAATCATCATTTTCACTCAATGCTTTTGGTTTTTGCCCGATATCCTCGATTGCTGATTTTATTTCATTTACAGGACAGGTCAACCTGTGGAAAAGATGGGATTGACAGGAACAATCCGAACAACCGAATTTCGACACATAGTTACCCTGCAGGTTGTCAGCAATGCCACATTCGATATGTCTGCCAGAACAGGTGTAAACAACATCCACAAATTTAAAATCCGGATGTACAAGTAAATAATCAATATGCCACCTGGGTTTTTTGTCCTTTTGACGGGCAAACTTTTGGTGGCGATGCATACGTTTGAGTCCCCCGGGACCCAGGGCAGACCCCACATAAATATAATAGCCTGCCTCAAATACGATGGATTTGAGACTGCCCACATTAACCGTACAACCATCCGTTTTCAGTATAAGACAGTAGGTCCCTTTGGGACACATAATATAACCTCAGAGCAGATTATTGAATTTTTTATTGCATTTGCGGTTAATGCAATAATGTTTGGCATCCTTTTTGGGTTCCTTTACCCTGACTATTTTCCACCCACATTCTTCACAGGTCTCCTTGCGCAGTGTAACACGACCCTTTTGGGGGTATGAACACGTAAAACCACAACGTCTTGCACATCCCAGGAATTTCGAATCTTTGGTCTCAATCAATATCATATCAGAGCCACAGGAAGGACATTTTCCCATCACAGTAGGCGGGAAGCATAATTTTTGCTTTTCACAATTAAAGCATGGACCTACTCCAACACTCCAGTAATATTTTCCACCACCGACCTTGAGTACGGCAAATCCGCCCATTTTGCACTCCCGGGAGCGCATTACATCTAGGGAACCTTTTCGGGGGAGAGGATACGTGTTGCGACAATCCGGATAGCCGCTGCAACCTACAAAACGACCCTTATCAGTACGTATAATGCTCAGCGTCCTGCCACATTTATCGCATTTGCCAATGTGATTATTCTTATCTTCAGCCAGTTTTTCATCCTTTATAGAACCTGCAATACGCAGCACAATATCGCCTTTACCGGACTTGAGCCGGGTATACATTTTCTGTATAAGGACGGTACCTTCACTTATGGCCTCGTCAAAGGATTTCTTTCCCTTTTCAACATCCTCTATCAACCCTTCAATTTTTGCCCTGATTTCAGGTTGTATCAATATAGGTACTGAAACCCCCAGTGCATCCATGAGATTAAAACCGGTATCCAGCATAGAAATGGTCTTGCCTTTGATCTCAAAATAGCCTCTTTTCTTGTTTGTTTCGATGTGTGAAGGGGCTGTTGCCTTGGTTCCGATACCATGCTTATCCATGAGGGTCAGAAGTTCGGCTTCAGTTAGGCGTTTGGGAGGTGTTGTCTGGGATTTGGTGTTTGTGAGTTTTTTTACAGCCACCTTGTCCCCTTCTTGTACATGAGGAAGAAGGTTTTCTTTTGATATCTCAAACGGATAGACCTGTTTCCATCCTTCAGATTTCATAACCGAACCTTTACAATCAAAAGGTTCATCCTTCACATGTACTTCCATGTGAGTTTTTTCGAAAAGGGCAGGATCCATTAGATTGGCAAGAAAATGACGTACAATCAGGTCATATACTTTCCAGGAATTATCCAGTTTAACTGCATTTTTGATCTGTTTTTCGGAAACTGCTTTTATAGGATGGATAGGCGGGTGGTCATGGCCGTCCTTTTTCCCATTACGGGGAGATACTGTCGTTTTGAGTAAATTTTCTGCAAAGGAAGCATATTCACCTATCCTGAGAAGGTTTTTAAGCATGGATTTAAAGTCATGGTCCTCAGGATAGAGGTTTGTTTCTGTCCTGGGATAACTGATAAAACCGGCCAGGTAAAGCTGCTCTGCTATTTCCAGGGCTTTTTCCGGACTGATATCCAGGAATTTGGAAGCCCTTTTGAGGAATTCATTCGTATTTAGAGGATAAGGAGGATTGATCTGTTTTTCTTTGATATTGAGGCGAAACACGGTGGCTTCTCTTATACCCTGAAGTTTTTCATATATCTGTTTTGCAAGTTCAACATCCCGAATGTTGCCTTTACGGTGCACACCCTCAAATTCACTGGATCCTGCCTGGAAAACCGCCTCTA harbors:
- a CDS encoding acetolactate synthase large subunit, encoding MSENNNKMTGARAIIECLYEENVEVIFGYPGGVLLHIYDEIYKSDLRHILVRHEQAAAHAAEGYARATGKVGVCLATSGPGATNLVTGIANAYMDSIPMVALTGQVPSSMIGNDAFQEANITGITMPITKHNYLVQDAKDLPRIIKEAFHIASTGRPGPVLIDLPKDITTEEIEFSYPDKVDLKGYKPTYKGNLQQVKRAASAIEKAHQPLIYAGGGILGSNASEELLQFAEHIQTPVTTTLTGIGGFPTQHPLYVGMPGMHGTKYANYAIQECDLLIAVGARFDDRVTGKLASFAPNAKILHIDIDPAEISKNIKVDIPIVGDAKNILASLYKYVKPVEKENRKEWLDRIEGWKKSYPLHYVGEQDGLKPQYIIEQIYEACKDAIIVTEVGQHQMWAAQYYKFSQPRSFITSGGLGTMGYGYPASIGAKVGKPDRVVFNIAGDGSFQMNSQEIATAVQNDIPVIVAIMNNGYLGMVRQWQELFFEKRYSHTCIRDSVDFVKLAEAYGAVGIRVEKTSEVKPALEKAMGSGKPVIIDFIVECEENVSPMVPAGAPINEILDLERKE
- the ilvN gene encoding acetolactate synthase small subunit, coding for MRHTLAVLVENKFGVLSRVAGLFARRGYNIDSLAVGVTEDPNVSRMTLVVRGDDHVVEQVSKQLNKLIDVIRVTDLGADESVERELALIKVKSDKDTRAEIIQIVDIFRARIVDVASKSITIEVTGDEEKIAAIEKLLKPFGIKELVRTGRIALTRGSKSS
- the ilvC gene encoding ketol-acid reductoisomerase, translating into MVDLYYDEDADFSVMDNKKIAVIGYGSQGHAQAQNLHDSGLDVVIGLRVGSKRWNQAEEDGLKVMSVEDAAREADIIQILMPDEVQADVYRDKIEPGLEGGNALVFSHGFNIHYNQIVPPADVDVYMVAPKSPGHLVRRTYMDNAGVPGLIAIYQDATGNAKKLALAHARGVGCTRAGVIETTFREETETDLFGEQVDLCGGVASLIKNSFEVLVEAGYKPEMAYFETLHEVKLIVDLIHEGGLEKMWYSVSNTAEYGGMTVGPKVINDESRLAMYEALERIQNGEFAKDFVLENKANNPVLKAMERQDREHPVEEVGRKLRAMMPWLNSELNEK
- a CDS encoding nitroreductase family protein; the encoded protein is MNTLDNIYNRRSVRRFTEKDVDDEAITTLLECARWAPSGLNNQPWKFVVIRSEDTIEQLAGCTHYSDTVKGAKVLVTFYFDKESGYNRTKDIQSIGASIENMLLACNELGLGAVWLGEILNQEEKVNSILKAPADMELMAVIAIGHPTDEERSSTRKSLAEITYRDNFENEW
- a CDS encoding GIY-YIG nuclease family protein is translated as MCPKGTYCLILKTDGCTVNVGSLKSIVFEAGYYIYVGSALGPGGLKRMHRHQKFARQKDKKPRWHIDYLLVHPDFKFVDVVYTCSGRHIECGIADNLQGNYVSKFGCSDCSCQSHLFHRLTCPVNEIKSAIEDIGQKPKALSENDDS
- a CDS encoding DNA topoisomerase I, translated to MTIVVFAEKNKAAAKLATILSGGNSTREHVADLPVYSFVAKGDEYKIIGLAGHITSYDFDPAYRDWKAIDPTVLLTADPIKNITKKNYERAVRQLAKQADSIVLACDYDREGENIGFEARDIALQVKQVPVKRARFSSLSANEVQKAFNNLVEPDTNLALSADTRQILDLRMGAAFTRFMTLAVREKAYTKNILSIGPCQTPTCGFVYEREKTIRDFQPEDFWKIEAVFQAGSSEFEGVHRKGNIRDVELAKQIYEKLQGIREATVFRLNIKEKQINPPYPLNTNEFLKRASKFLDISPEKALEIAEQLYLAGFISYPRTETNLYPEDHDFKSMLKNLLRIGEYASFAENLLKTTVSPRNGKKDGHDHPPIHPIKAVSEKQIKNAVKLDNSWKVYDLIVRHFLANLMDPALFEKTHMEVHVKDEPFDCKGSVMKSEGWKQVYPFEISKENLLPHVQEGDKVAVKKLTNTKSQTTPPKRLTEAELLTLMDKHGIGTKATAPSHIETNKKRGYFEIKGKTISMLDTGFNLMDALGVSVPILIQPEIRAKIEGLIEDVEKGKKSFDEAISEGTVLIQKMYTRLKSGKGDIVLRIAGSIKDEKLAEDKNNHIGKCDKCGRTLSIIRTDKGRFVGCSGYPDCRNTYPLPRKGSLDVMRSRECKMGGFAVLKVGGGKYYWSVGVGPCFNCEKQKLCFPPTVMGKCPSCGSDMILIETKDSKFLGCARRCGFTCSYPQKGRVTLRKETCEECGWKIVRVKEPKKDAKHYCINRKCNKKFNNLL